A part of Ptychodera flava strain L36383 chromosome 11, AS_Pfla_20210202, whole genome shotgun sequence genomic DNA contains:
- the LOC139143108 gene encoding perlucin-like protein, producing MRVVIAVISCMMFSSCFAGTCQSGWIKFKTSCYFGYPFAMYTYAEAQTTCEGMRANLAVVNDAEENMFLKQYTQNIYHIWIGLNDVDVEGSWEWEDGSKVSYTNWNTGEPNDAGGIEDCAHFWSSLDGKWNDYPCTTRMGFVCERKSRDKN from the exons ATGCGAGTAGTCATCGCTGTAATTTCCTGCATGATGTTTTCATCGTGTTTTGCTGGCA CATGTCAGTCTGGCTGGATAAAGTTCAAAACTAGCTGTTACTTCGGATATCCGTTTGCAATGTATACCTATGCCGAAGCCCAGACTACTTGTGAAGGTATGCGTGCCAACTTGGCAGTTGTTAACGACGCCGAGGAGAACATGTTTCTGAAAC AATACACACAGAACATATATCACATCTGGATTGGTCTGAATGACGTTGATGTAGAAGGAAGTTGGGAGTGGGAAGATGGATCAAAG GTGTCGTACACTAACTGGAATACGGGAGAACCAAATGACGCTGGTGGCATCGAGGACTGTGCACACTTTTGGTCTAGCCTTGATGGAAAGTGGAATGATTATCCATGTACAACTCGCATGGGATTTGTCTGTGAAAGGAAGTCACGAGATAAAAATTAA